From a region of the Fusobacterium periodonticum ATCC 33693 genome:
- the rho gene encoding transcription termination factor Rho encodes MDILNKFLLKDLQEIARIMDIEVTGQKKEELKAQIIETLEDNNTVLAYGVLDTAPEGFGFLKETTLGKNIYMSASQVKKFKLRRGDTILGEVRNPIGEEKNFAIRRVLRVNDDDLTKIADRVPFEDLVPTYPREQIKLGLDHDNISGRILDLIAPIGKGQRSLIIAPPKAGKTTFISSIANAIIKGEKDTEVWILLIDERPEEVTDIKENVEGATVFASTFDDDPKNHIKVTEEIIERAKMKVEDGENVVILLDSLTRLSRAYNIVIPSSGKLLSGGIDPMALYHPKNFFGAARNIKNGGSLTIIATILVDTGSKMDEVIYEEFKSTGNCDIYLDRQLAEFRVFPAIDITKSGTRKEELLLKKSQIEEIWNLRRLLNDYDNKVSSTAALIKAIKTTKNNDELLRQLPKVLYK; translated from the coding sequence ATGGATATTTTAAATAAATTTCTATTAAAAGACTTGCAAGAAATTGCAAGGATTATGGATATAGAAGTTACTGGGCAGAAAAAAGAAGAGTTAAAAGCACAAATAATTGAGACACTAGAAGATAATAATACTGTTCTTGCTTATGGAGTACTAGATACTGCCCCTGAAGGCTTTGGTTTCTTAAAAGAAACTACATTAGGTAAAAATATTTATATGTCAGCTTCACAAGTAAAAAAATTCAAATTGAGAAGAGGGGATACTATTCTAGGTGAAGTTAGAAATCCGATTGGGGAAGAAAAAAACTTTGCTATAAGAAGAGTTTTAAGAGTTAATGATGATGATTTAACTAAAATAGCAGATAGAGTTCCTTTTGAGGATTTAGTTCCTACTTATCCTAGAGAACAGATAAAATTAGGATTGGATCATGATAATATTTCGGGGAGAATACTTGATTTAATAGCTCCAATTGGGAAAGGACAAAGATCATTGATAATAGCCCCTCCCAAAGCAGGTAAAACAACTTTTATAAGTTCAATTGCTAATGCTATTATAAAAGGTGAAAAAGATACTGAAGTATGGATATTATTGATAGATGAAAGACCAGAAGAAGTTACAGATATTAAAGAAAATGTAGAAGGAGCAACAGTTTTCGCTTCAACATTTGATGATGATCCTAAGAATCATATAAAAGTTACAGAAGAAATAATTGAGAGAGCAAAGATGAAAGTTGAAGATGGTGAAAATGTAGTTATCTTACTTGATTCTTTAACAAGACTTTCAAGAGCATATAATATAGTGATTCCTTCAAGTGGTAAGTTATTATCAGGAGGTATAGATCCTATGGCTCTATACCATCCAAAAAACTTTTTTGGTGCTGCAAGAAATATTAAAAATGGAGGTAGTTTAACTATTATAGCTACTATACTTGTGGATACTGGTAGTAAGATGGATGAAGTCATCTATGAAGAATTTAAATCAACTGGAAACTGTGATATCTATTTAGATAGACAATTAGCTGAATTTAGAGTTTTTCCAGCTATAGATATTACAAAGTCTGGAACAAGAAAAGAAGAACTACTTCTTAAAAAGAGTCAAATAGAAGAAATTTGGAATTTAAGAAGATTATTAAATGATTATGACAATAAAGTAAGTTCAACAGCAGCTTTAATAAAAGCTATAAAAACAACAAAGAATAATGACGAATTATTGAGACAGTTACCTAAGGTTCTGTATAAATAA
- the miaB gene encoding tRNA (N6-isopentenyl adenosine(37)-C2)-methylthiotransferase MiaB has translation MKKASIITYGCQMNVNESAKIKKIFQNLGYDVTEETDDADAVFLNTCTVREGAATQIFGKLGELKTLKEKKGTIIGVTGCFAQEQGEELVRKFPIIDIVMGNQNIGRIPQAIEKIENNESAHEVYTDNEDELPPRLDAEFASDQTASISITYGCNNFCTFCIVPYVRGRERSVPLEEIVKDVEQYVSKGAKEIVLLGQNVNSYGKDFKNGDNFAKLLEEICKVEGDYIVRFVSPHPRDFTDDVIDVIAKNDKISKCLHLPLQSGSSQVLRKMRRGYTKEKYLALVDKIKSKIPDVALTADIIVGFPGETEEDFLDTVDVVEKVSFDNSYMFMYSIRKGTKAATMDNQIDESVKKERLQRLMEVQNKCSFNESSKYKDKIVRVLVEGPSKKNKEVLSGRTSTNKIVLFKGDMALKGQFVDVKINECKTWTLYGDIV, from the coding sequence GTGAAAAAGGCATCAATCATCACTTATGGATGTCAAATGAATGTTAATGAAAGTGCAAAAATAAAAAAGATTTTTCAAAATTTAGGTTATGATGTAACAGAGGAAACTGATGATGCAGATGCAGTATTTTTAAATACTTGTACTGTAAGAGAAGGTGCTGCTACTCAAATATTTGGAAAATTAGGTGAATTAAAAACACTAAAAGAAAAGAAAGGAACTATAATTGGTGTTACAGGTTGCTTTGCTCAAGAACAAGGTGAAGAACTTGTCAGAAAATTTCCAATAATAGATATAGTTATGGGGAACCAAAATATTGGAAGAATTCCTCAAGCAATAGAAAAAATTGAAAATAATGAGAGTGCTCATGAAGTATATACTGATAATGAAGATGAATTACCACCAAGACTAGATGCAGAATTTGCATCTGATCAAACAGCTTCGATTTCTATAACTTATGGTTGCAATAATTTCTGTACTTTTTGCATAGTTCCTTATGTTAGGGGTAGAGAAAGATCTGTACCTCTTGAAGAAATAGTGAAAGATGTAGAACAGTACGTAAGTAAGGGTGCAAAAGAAATTGTTCTTTTAGGTCAAAATGTAAATTCATATGGAAAAGATTTTAAAAATGGAGATAATTTTGCTAAACTTTTAGAAGAAATTTGTAAAGTTGAAGGAGACTACATAGTTAGATTTGTTTCACCACATCCTAGAGATTTTACAGATGATGTTATAGATGTTATTGCTAAAAACGACAAAATATCAAAATGTCTACATCTACCTTTACAATCTGGTTCATCACAAGTATTAAGAAAAATGAGAAGAGGTTATACAAAAGAAAAATATTTAGCTTTAGTTGATAAAATAAAATCAAAGATTCCTGATGTGGCTTTAACAGCAGACATCATAGTTGGTTTTCCTGGAGAAACTGAGGAAGACTTCTTAGATACTGTTGATGTTGTTGAAAAAGTTAGTTTTGATAATTCATATATGTTTATGTACTCAATAAGAAAAGGTACTAAGGCAGCTACTATGGATAATCAAATAGATGAAAGTGTAAAAAAAGAAAGACTACAAAGATTGATGGAAGTACAAAATAAATGTTCTTTCAATGAAAGTAGTAAATATAAAGATAAAATAGTAAGAGTATTAGTTGAAGGACCTAGTAAGAAAAATAAAGAAGTTTTATCAGGAAGAACTTCAACAAATAAAATTGTTCTTTTCAAAGGAGATATGGCTCTGAAAGGGCAATTTGTAGATGTAAAAATAAACGAATGTAAAACTTGGACTCTGTATGGAGATATAGTCTAA
- a CDS encoding flavodoxin, translated as MKTVGIFFGTTGGKTQEVVDILAAQLGDAQVFDVANGVDEMEMFDNIILASPTYGMGELQDDWASVIDEVADMDFSGKVVAFVGVGDAAIFGGNYVESMKHFYDAVEPKGAKIVGFTSTDGYDFEASEAVIDGDKFMGLAIDASFDTDEITSKVEDWLENKVKDELL; from the coding sequence ATGAAAACAGTTGGTATATTTTTTGGAACTACAGGTGGAAAAACTCAAGAAGTTGTTGATATCTTAGCTGCTCAATTAGGAGATGCTCAAGTATTTGACGTTGCTAATGGTGTAGATGAAATGGAAATGTTTGACAACATTATCTTAGCTTCTCCAACTTATGGAATGGGAGAATTACAAGATGACTGGGCTTCTGTTATTGATGAAGTTGCAGATATGGATTTTTCTGGAAAAGTTGTTGCATTTGTTGGTGTAGGAGATGCTGCAATATTCGGTGGAAACTATGTTGAATCAATGAAACACTTCTATGATGCAGTAGAACCTAAAGGAGCTAAAATAGTTGGATTTACTTCTACTGATGGATATGATTTCGAAGCTTCTGAAGCAGTAATCGATGGAGATAAATTCATGGGACTTGCTATAGATGCATCTTTCGATACTGATGAAATCACTTCTAAAGTTGAAGATTGGTTAGAAAACAAAGTTAAAGATGAATTACTATAA
- the rplQ gene encoding 50S ribosomal protein L17, with product MNHNKSYRKLGRRADHRKAMLKNMTISLVKAERIETTVTRAKELRKFAERMITFGKKNTLASRRNAFAFLRDEEAVAKIFNELAPKYADRNGGYTRIIKTSVRKGDSAEMAIIELV from the coding sequence ATGAATCACAATAAATCATATAGAAAATTAGGAAGAAGAGCTGATCATAGAAAGGCTATGCTAAAAAATATGACTATATCACTTGTAAAAGCTGAAAGAATAGAAACAACTGTTACAAGAGCTAAAGAATTAAGAAAATTCGCTGAAAGAATGATTACTTTTGGTAAGAAAAATACTTTAGCATCTAGAAGAAATGCATTTGCATTCTTAAGAGATGAAGAAGCAGTAGCTAAAATATTTAATGAATTAGCACCTAAATATGCTGATAGAAATGGTGGATACACTAGAATCATCAAAACTTCTGTTAGAAAAGGTGACTCAGCTGAAATGGCTATAATTGAATTAGTATAA
- a CDS encoding DNA-directed RNA polymerase subunit alpha: protein MLKIEKQAKQINITEVKESNYKGHFVVEPLYRGYGNTLGNALRRVLLSSIPGAAIKGMRIEGVMSEFTVMDGVKEAVTEIILNVKEIVVKAESSGERRMTLSVKGPKVVKAADIVADIGLEIVNPEQVICTVTTDRTLDMEFLVDTGEGFVVSEEIDKKDWPVDYIAVDAIYTPIRKVSYEIQDTMFGRITDFDKLTLNVETDGSIEIRDAISYAVELLRLHLDPFLEIGNKMENLRDEIEEIIEEPIDIQVIDDKSHDMKIEELDLTVRSFNCLKKAGIEDVSQLASLSLNELLKIKNLGKKSLDEILEKMKDLGYDLEKNGSPE from the coding sequence ATGTTAAAAATAGAAAAGCAGGCTAAGCAAATAAATATAACAGAAGTAAAAGAAAGCAATTATAAGGGACATTTTGTTGTAGAGCCTCTATATAGAGGTTATGGAAATACTTTAGGAAATGCACTTAGAAGAGTTTTACTTTCTTCTATACCTGGTGCAGCAATTAAAGGTATGAGAATTGAAGGAGTAATGAGTGAATTCACTGTTATGGATGGTGTTAAAGAAGCTGTTACTGAAATTATTCTAAATGTTAAAGAAATAGTTGTCAAAGCTGAAAGTTCTGGAGAAAGAAGAATGACACTTTCTGTAAAAGGTCCTAAAGTTGTTAAAGCAGCTGATATTGTTGCAGATATTGGGCTTGAAATAGTTAACCCTGAACAAGTTATATGTACTGTAACTACTGATAGAACTCTAGATATGGAATTTCTTGTTGATACAGGAGAAGGTTTTGTTGTATCTGAAGAAATTGATAAAAAAGATTGGCCAGTAGATTACATAGCTGTAGATGCAATCTATACTCCAATTAGAAAGGTTTCTTATGAAATTCAAGACACAATGTTTGGTAGAATTACTGACTTTGATAAATTGACTTTAAATGTTGAGACTGATGGAAGTATAGAGATAAGAGATGCTATATCGTATGCTGTTGAGCTTTTAAGATTACATTTAGATCCATTCTTAGAGATTGGAAATAAAATGGAAAATCTGAGAGATGAAATAGAAGAAATTATTGAAGAACCAATAGATATTCAAGTTATTGATGATAAATCACATGATATGAAAATTGAAGAATTAGATTTAACAGTAAGATCTTTTAATTGCTTGAAAAAAGCTGGGATAGAAGATGTATCTCAATTAGCAAGCTTATCTTTAAATGAATTATTAAAAATTAAAAATTTAGGAAAAAAATCTCTTGATGAGATTTTAGAGAAGATGAAAGATTTAGGATATGATCTTGAAAAAAATGGATCTCCTGAATAA
- the rpsD gene encoding 30S ribosomal protein S4 has translation MARNRQPVLKKCRALGIDPVILGVKKSSNRQIRPNANKKPTEYAIQLREKQKAKFIYNVMEKQFRKIYEEAARKLGVTGLTLIEYLERRLENVVYRLGFAKTRRQARQIVSHGHIAVNGRRVNIASFRVKVGDVVSVIENSKNVELIKLAVEDATAPAWLELDKAAFSGKVLQNPTKDDLDFDLNESLIVEFYSR, from the coding sequence ATGGCAAGAAATAGACAGCCTGTTTTGAAGAAGTGTAGAGCTTTAGGAATAGATCCAGTTATCCTAGGGGTTAAAAAATCTTCTAATAGACAAATAAGACCTAATGCAAATAAAAAACCAACTGAATATGCAATTCAATTAAGAGAAAAACAAAAAGCTAAATTTATATATAATGTAATGGAAAAACAATTTAGAAAGATATATGAAGAAGCAGCAAGAAAACTTGGAGTAACAGGTTTAACTTTAATAGAATACTTAGAAAGAAGACTAGAAAATGTTGTTTACAGACTAGGGTTCGCTAAAACTAGAAGACAAGCTAGACAAATAGTTTCTCATGGACATATAGCAGTAAACGGAAGAAGAGTTAATATAGCATCTTTCAGAGTAAAAGTAGGAGATGTTGTTTCTGTAATAGAAAACTCTAAAAATGTAGAATTAATAAAATTAGCAGTAGAAGATGCAACAGCACCAGCTTGGTTAGAATTAGATAAAGCTGCATTTTCAGGAAAGGTTCTTCAAAACCCAACTAAAGATGATTTGGATTTTGATTTAAATGAATCTTTAATAGTTGAATTTTATTCAAGATAA
- the rpsK gene encoding 30S ribosomal protein S11: MAKKTVAKIKKKSKNIPNGVAHIHSTFNNTIVTITDVDGKVISWKSGGTSNFKGTKKGTPFAAQIAAEQAAQIAMENGMRKVEVKVKGPGSGREACIRSLQAAGLEVTKITDVTPVPHNGCRPPKRRRV; encoded by the coding sequence TTGGCTAAAAAGACAGTAGCTAAGATAAAAAAGAAAAGTAAAAATATTCCTAACGGAGTAGCTCATATACATTCAACTTTTAATAACACAATAGTTACAATAACTGATGTAGATGGAAAGGTTATAAGCTGGAAATCAGGAGGAACTTCTAATTTCAAAGGAACTAAGAAAGGAACTCCATTCGCAGCTCAAATAGCAGCTGAACAAGCAGCACAAATTGCTATGGAAAACGGAATGAGAAAGGTTGAAGTTAAGGTAAAAGGACCTGGTTCAGGAAGAGAAGCTTGTATCAGATCACTTCAAGCTGCAGGATTAGAAGTTACTAAAATAACTGATGTAACTCCTGTACCTCATAATGGATGTAGACCACCAAAAAGAAGAAGAGTGTAA
- the rpsM gene encoding 30S ribosomal protein S13: MARIAGVDIPRNKRVEIALTYIYGIGRPTSQKILKEAGINFDTRVKDLTEEEVNKIREIIKDIKVEGDLRKEVRLSIKRLMDIKCYRGLRHKMNLPVRGQSSKTNARTVKGPKKPIRK, from the coding sequence TTGGCTAGAATAGCAGGAGTAGATATCCCAAGAAACAAAAGAGTTGAAATAGCTCTAACATATATTTATGGAATTGGAAGACCAACTTCTCAAAAAATATTGAAAGAAGCTGGGATAAATTTTGACACTAGAGTTAAAGATTTAACAGAAGAAGAAGTAAATAAAATCAGAGAAATCATAAAAGATATCAAAGTTGAAGGAGATCTTAGAAAAGAAGTAAGATTATCTATAAAAAGACTTATGGATATCAAATGTTACAGAGGTTTAAGACATAAAATGAATCTTCCTGTAAGAGGGCAAAGTTCAAAGACTAATGCAAGAACAGTAAAAGGTCCTAAAAAACCTATAAGAAAGTAA
- the rpmJ gene encoding 50S ribosomal protein L36 has translation MKVRVSIKPICDKCKIIKRHGKIRVICENPKHKQVQG, from the coding sequence ATGAAAGTTAGAGTATCAATAAAACCTATTTGTGACAAGTGTAAGATTATTAAAAGACATGGAAAAATAAGAGTAATCTGTGAAAATCCTAAACATAAACAAGTTCAAGGATAA
- the infA gene encoding translation initiation factor IF-1: MSKKDVIELEGTIVEALPNAMFKVELENGHTILGHISGKMRMNYIKILPGDGVTVQISPYDLSRGRIVYRKKN, encoded by the coding sequence ATGTCAAAGAAAGATGTTATCGAATTGGAAGGTACTATAGTAGAGGCCTTACCTAATGCTATGTTTAAAGTAGAATTAGAAAATGGACATACTATACTTGGCCACATCTCTGGAAAAATGAGAATGAATTACATTAAAATTTTACCAGGCGATGGAGTAACTGTACAGATCTCTCCTTATGACTTGTCGAGGGGTAGAATAGTATACAGAAAGAAAAACTAG
- a CDS encoding DKNYY domain-containing protein: protein MKINGEDLSNIKKNVNEIGYYNSLTKISKKIFIIIITIFIVFILSEVFFIYKIKSDYKFNQEIVENGQKYEKSIYIKYEGKIYCNSFGDIYQLKDVDIDSFKTFDTGDYRDNYIATDKNNVYLGNTTIPDLNPNRLKSLGSNYYSDGVNYYFLSDRYIRNEDISTWSIVKEYIIHFKKKQLYFYPFKKIETTKALKGIKNFRYLASDGDKVYYKGELIENADLDTLKPVDKYNDDYFYDKNNVYYKTKALNLSSNENLSLVSVQQGERTYLYDGLNGNVSLEEYIFDKKYIPYQILGIGSAHVKDLLFVSKDGIFFYNPETKEQERAGDNIFKGKVENILSSVISDDKNIYYLHSYDVLRKRRRSSRHAHILVSKNIGIFSLGEKKDWEKIKDIDSGTTGQVWKKGNKYYYFDDLGVGQTIDDVVYEIVDYASLKYLLGTNNINSSTIRELINNKKLIVFKGEEVSTASVKYKESHGAEIFLAIFLTTFFGISILMISLKWKAQKKDREKLEEKRKKIEKQMEFWDNYYNNNKEEKKEDEKIPTSYKSYDDEEEIKKEIDKIKPIVKNSDDIEGLKKREKKINSVIKNFNVDEEEK, encoded by the coding sequence ATGAAAATAAATGGCGAAGATTTATCAAATATTAAAAAAAATGTAAATGAGATAGGATATTACAACTCTTTAACTAAGATTTCTAAAAAAATTTTTATAATCATTATTACTATTTTTATAGTATTTATTTTATCCGAAGTGTTTTTTATTTATAAAATAAAGTCAGACTATAAGTTTAATCAAGAAATTGTAGAAAATGGTCAAAAATATGAGAAAAGTATCTATATTAAATATGAAGGGAAAATTTATTGCAATTCATTTGGTGATATATATCAATTAAAAGATGTTGATATAGATAGTTTTAAAACATTTGATACAGGAGATTATCGTGATAATTATATAGCAACAGATAAGAATAATGTCTATCTTGGAAACACTACTATTCCTGACTTAAATCCAAATAGACTTAAAAGCCTAGGTAGTAATTATTACAGTGATGGAGTGAACTACTATTTTCTATCAGATAGATATATACGAAATGAGGATATCTCTACATGGTCTATAGTTAAAGAGTATATTATTCACTTTAAGAAAAAGCAGCTATACTTTTATCCATTTAAAAAAATAGAAACAACTAAAGCCTTAAAAGGTATTAAGAATTTTAGATACTTAGCAAGTGATGGAGATAAAGTTTATTATAAAGGAGAACTTATAGAGAATGCTGATTTAGATACTTTAAAACCAGTTGATAAATATAATGATGACTATTTTTATGATAAGAATAATGTTTACTACAAGACTAAAGCTTTAAATCTTTCTAGTAATGAAAATTTAAGCTTAGTATCTGTCCAACAAGGTGAAAGAACTTATCTTTATGATGGACTAAATGGAAATGTTTCTCTAGAAGAATATATTTTTGATAAAAAATACATTCCCTATCAAATTTTAGGTATAGGTAGTGCTCATGTTAAAGACTTACTATTTGTAAGTAAAGATGGTATATTTTTCTATAATCCTGAAACAAAAGAACAAGAAAGAGCTGGAGATAATATTTTTAAAGGAAAAGTAGAAAATATTTTATCTAGTGTGATTTCTGATGATAAAAATATTTATTATCTTCACTCTTATGATGTATTACGCAAAAGAAGACGTAGCTCTCGTCATGCACATATTTTAGTTTCAAAAAATATAGGAATTTTCTCTTTAGGTGAGAAAAAAGATTGGGAAAAGATAAAAGATATTGATTCAGGAACAACAGGACAAGTTTGGAAAAAAGGAAATAAGTACTATTATTTTGATGACTTAGGAGTTGGTCAAACAATAGATGATGTTGTATATGAAATTGTTGATTATGCTAGTCTTAAATACTTACTAGGAACAAACAATATAAATAGTAGTACTATAAGAGAATTAATTAACAATAAAAAGCTAATAGTTTTCAAAGGTGAAGAAGTATCTACAGCTAGTGTAAAATATAAAGAAAGCCATGGAGCTGAAATCTTTTTGGCTATTTTCTTAACGACTTTTTTTGGAATTTCCATTCTTATGATATCTTTAAAATGGAAAGCTCAGAAGAAAGATAGAGAAAAATTAGAAGAAAAAAGAAAAAAGATAGAGAAACAAATGGAATTTTGGGATAATTATTACAATAATAATAAAGAAGAAAAGAAAGAAGATGAAAAAATTCCTACTTCATATAAAAGTTATGATGATGAGGAAGAAATAAAAAAAGAAATAGATAAAATAAAACCAATAGTAAAAAATTCTGATGATATAGAAGGATTGAAAAAAAGAGAGAAAAAAATAAATTCTGTAATTAAAAATTTTAATGTTGATGAAGAAGAAAAATAA
- a CDS encoding DKNYY domain-containing protein — protein sequence MQKNSRISFIKFIFIIYVIILIFLSLCYTLLLMKKSGSNSDEIENYGQKYGNTQFVKYDNQISIPVPSGGRYFLEKVDVDSFRVLDSQDYSDRSTLIVGLDKNSVYFGNIRIPDLDPNKLKVIGNGYYTDGINTYYCSDMSERNKNLSSLMEIFQTLIYAFSKTKRPQSYIYPYKKVETDKRLQAVANLSFFASDGDKIYYKGEVLENVDLSTLVPIDGQYTYFADKESIYYKSKLLPIKNSGNLKVVSLNPDDKFLYDEVNGYVFIGDYSFDREKAPYKIIGSNGTHLYSLIFVSDDGIYFYNSEKKKQEKLKDNIFIGDIEEISPNVFTDNKNIYYFQNYEIWKKYKNRGSFLASRNTEVYSLGKKESWKKLADIGNENIGSLWQKDNEYYYFDNLENSSSKVDYRSTIYKITDKSTLESLLSYSKYINVEKIDEFILNKNFEDAKGEKLFIATIKFHNVLKIFLGVLLVLGFIFIVFFLYLNKLNKEDEKNIDKMLLEKYRNIKSLSKNYNNKE from the coding sequence ATGCAAAAAAATTCTAGAATTTCATTTATAAAATTTATTTTCATTATTTATGTAATAATTCTTATTTTTCTTTCTTTATGTTATACTCTACTTTTAATGAAAAAATCAGGCTCAAATTCTGATGAAATAGAGAACTATGGACAAAAATATGGAAACACCCAATTTGTAAAATACGACAATCAAATATCTATTCCTGTTCCTAGTGGGGGAAGATATTTTTTAGAGAAGGTTGATGTTGATTCATTTAGAGTATTAGATTCACAGGATTATTCAGATAGAAGTACTTTAATAGTTGGCTTGGATAAGAATTCTGTCTATTTTGGAAATATTCGTATTCCTGACTTAGATCCAAATAAACTTAAAGTTATAGGAAATGGTTATTACACCGATGGAATAAATACTTACTATTGTTCTGATATGTCTGAAAGAAATAAAAACTTATCTTCTCTAATGGAAATCTTTCAGACTTTGATATATGCTTTTTCAAAGACTAAAAGACCTCAATCTTATATCTATCCTTATAAAAAGGTAGAAACAGATAAAAGATTACAAGCAGTTGCAAATTTATCATTTTTTGCAAGTGATGGAGATAAAATCTATTATAAAGGAGAAGTTTTAGAGAATGTTGATTTGAGTACTCTAGTGCCTATTGATGGTCAGTATACATATTTTGCCGATAAAGAGAGTATTTACTATAAATCAAAGCTTCTACCAATTAAAAATAGTGGTAATTTAAAAGTTGTTTCACTTAATCCAGATGATAAATTTCTATATGATGAAGTGAATGGCTATGTTTTTATAGGAGATTATTCTTTTGACAGAGAAAAAGCTCCTTATAAAATTATTGGAAGTAATGGAACTCATCTTTACAGTTTAATATTTGTTAGTGATGATGGAATATATTTTTATAATAGTGAAAAGAAAAAACAAGAAAAATTAAAAGATAATATTTTTATTGGAGATATTGAAGAAATTAGTCCTAATGTTTTCACTGATAACAAGAACATATATTATTTTCAAAACTATGAAATATGGAAAAAATATAAAAATAGAGGAAGTTTCTTAGCTTCAAGAAATACAGAAGTTTATTCTTTAGGTAAAAAAGAATCTTGGAAAAAATTAGCTGATATAGGTAATGAAAATATAGGTAGTCTTTGGCAAAAAGACAATGAATATTACTACTTTGATAATTTAGAAAATTCTTCCTCAAAAGTAGATTATAGAAGTACTATTTACAAAATAACAGATAAAAGTACTCTTGAAAGCTTATTGTCGTATTCGAAGTATATAAATGTTGAGAAGATAGATGAATTTATTTTAAATAAAAACTTTGAAGATGCTAAAGGTGAAAAACTTTTTATTGCAACTATAAAATTTCATAATGTTCTTAAAATATTTTTAGGAGTTCTATTAGTATTAGGCTTTATTTTTATAGTGTTTTTCTTATATTTAAACAAACTTAATAAGGAAGATGAAAAAAATATAGATAAAATGCTACTTGAAAAATATAGAAATATAAAATCCTTATCTAAAAATTATAACAATAAAGAATAG